One window from the genome of Drosophila albomicans strain 15112-1751.03 chromosome 2L, ASM965048v2, whole genome shotgun sequence encodes:
- the LOC117564400 gene encoding protein-lysine N-methyltransferase CG9154: MDDDDTSLPADTLAILQQFLAERTQREHDEQQLMINVTGLDAHFEEDWQLSQFWYSAETKRAIGDALAKIAKEHDNTSCFRIALLSCPSLYATIKKLHSNVNIFEYDKRFAAYGTDFVHYDYNAVDSNKDYLSHQNQCYDLIIADPPFLSEECMRKMSKIVNNLQRRSDSKIVFCSGEVVEPWLTAYLPVHKCRFQPQHERNLGNEFVTYANFNFDEYFDIK; the protein is encoded by the exons ATGGATGATGATGACACTTCACTGCCAGCTGATACATTGGCTATTCTCCAACAATTTCTGGCAGAACGGACGCAGCGTGAGCATGATGAACAACAACTTATGATAAACGTGACTGGATTAGATGCACATTTCGAAGAGGATTGG CAACTCAGTCAGTTTTGGTACAGTGCCGAAACAAAACGAGCAATTGGCGATGCTTTAGCTAAAATTGCCAAAGAACACGATAACACATCATGTTTCCGGATAGCTTTATTATCATGTCCATCCCTCTACGCAACgataaaaaaattgcattcgaATG TCAATATATTCGAATATGATAAACGATTTGCTGCTTACGGCACCGATTTTGTGCATTATGATTATAATGCTGTAGATAGCAATAAGGATTACCTAAGTCATCAAAATCAATGCTACGATTTGATAATTGCGGATCCACCCTTTCTATCCGAAGAATGCATGAGGAAGATGTCCAAAATAGTAAATAACTTACAACGCCGAAGCgattcaaaaattgtattttgttctGGTGAAGTTGTTGAACCTTGGTTGACTGCCTATTTGCCAGTTCACAAATGTCGCTTCCAACCACAACATGAACGCAATTTGGGCAACGAATTTGTTACTTATGCAAACTTTAATTTCGATGAATACTTTGATATTAAATAA
- the LOC117564402 gene encoding prefoldin subunit 1 — protein sequence MAQMDLELKKAFTEMQINKLDTTKKINMIDMKCDMVKTGKQTYTLTEKGTSSLSDDTKVYLSVGRMFLLTDVQNMRDELKSKQDKCDKAIELLEKKKEFLQKSLKDQEDGLRELVQQRKEADATTK from the exons ATGGCACAAATGGATTTGGAATTGAAAAAG GCATTTACTGAGatgcaaattaacaaattggACACTACGAAGAAGATAAACATGATTGATATGAAGTGTGATATGGTGAAGACAGGTAAACAGACGTATACGCTAACTGAGAAAGGAACCAGCAGTTTATCGGACGACACAAA AGTATATTTGTCTGTTGGCCGTATGTTTCTGTTGACAGATGTGCAAAATATGCGTGACGAGCTAAAGAGCAAGCAGGACAAATGCGACAAGGCAATTGAACTGCttgaaaaaaagaaggaatTTCTACAAAAGTCACTGAAGGATCAAGAAGATGGTCTGCGCGAGCTTGTGCAACAGCGTAAGGAAGCGGACgcaacaactaaataa